The genomic DNA GTAACGTCAGTTCACAATTTATCTCCGCGTTACTGTTCATTGCACCTAAAACAAAGCATGGTCTCACGATCAACATTCTAAACGGCTTGGAGTCGCAACCATATGTTCAGATCACCCTTGATTCAGTGGGTCTCTTTGGGATCTCGGCGGAACATACAGATGATTGGTCACGTATCCACGTTGATGGTGGTCAAGAGTATTCGGCCTGCAAATGTCACATTGAAGGTGATTACTCATCGGCAGCGTTCTTATTTGCGGCGGGAATCCTTGCGGGAAAAGTCTGTGTGACCGGGTTGAATCCAAATTCGAGCCAAGGGGATGCGACGATTCTTGATATTCTTAGACTAATGGGTGCAGAGGTTGGGCAATCTTCAAACTCGTTCTGCACAGGAAAAAGTGAGCTATCTTCGGTCAAGATCAATGTCAGCCAAATTCCTGATCTCATTCCTATTCTTACTGTACTTGCATCTCAGGCTGATGGTACTACGATGCTCTATGGCATCCGGCGACTCCGCTGGAAGGAGAGCGATCGTATAGCATCGCTTCTGACTGAACTGAGAAAGATGGGTGTACGCATTGAGACAATAGGGGACGCCTTCAAAATTGAGGGGCCAACATCTCTTAGAAGTGCGGTCATCGAGCCACATCGAGACCATCGTATTGCAATGACAGGGATTATTGCAGGTCTCATAGCCGATGAGGGAATGATTATTGAACATAGTGAATGCATCACAAAGAGCTATCCACGGTTTCTCGCCGATCTAGCAACCTTAGGTGGAGAGATCAAAATTGTAGAGGAGTGAATTCAGCAATGTTCACATTCGGTAAATTATTTAAAATTCATGTCTTTGGCGAGAGCCATGGTAAAAGTATTGGAGTCGTAGTTGAAGGGTGTCCAACAGGAATCTCTCTCGACCCGGAGGTCATTCAAGAAGCATTGGATCAGCGACGACCCGGAACTGGAAGACTGACAACAGCAAGACAAGAACCGGATCAGGTTAAGATCCTTTCAGGAATATTCAAGGGTCATTCGACAGGAGGACCCATACTACTTCTGATCCATAATGAAGACTGTGACTCTTCAGGGTATGATGATCTACACGACACGCCTCGACCGGGTCATGCCGATTATACTGCACGGATAAAATATGGTGGAAATAATGACTATCGGGGTGGTGGATTTTTTTCAGGGCGGATAACGGCATCCTTTGTCATGGCTGGTGCAGTTGCGAATCAGATTCTCAAATCATATGGTATTGAAATACTTGCACACACTACGAAGATTGGCAGAGTCAAGGTCGATGAGCCAATATCAAATGAGCAGATCAGAGAGCAAGTGTACCGTAATGAGACCCGGTGCGCTGACGCAATAATCGCAAGACAGATGGAACAGGAAGTGCTGGCGGCTAAGAGTGCAAGAGACTCTGTCGGAGGGATCATAGAG from Candidatus Thorarchaeota archaeon includes the following:
- the aroC gene encoding chorismate synthase translates to MFTFGKLFKIHVFGESHGKSIGVVVEGCPTGISLDPEVIQEALDQRRPGTGRLTTARQEPDQVKILSGIFKGHSTGGPILLLIHNEDCDSSGYDDLHDTPRPGHADYTARIKYGGNNDYRGGGFFSGRITASFVMAGAVANQILKSYGIEILAHTTKIGRVKVDEPISNEQIREQVYRNETRCADAIIARQMEQEVLAAKSARDSVGGIIECRVLNLPAGLGEPIFDSVESYLSHAMFSIPAVKGIEFGAGFSAAEMRGSTHNDQMRIHDGEVSFLKNDAGGILGGITTGAPVVFRVAVKPTPSIAVPQQTVNLATGENAEIKIIGRHDPCIVPRAVPVVEAMAAIVFADLLAYAKVSNVRGIPRPLTDHTIFTES
- the aroA gene encoding 3-phosphoshikimate 1-carboxyvinyltransferase yields the protein MRVVVSRSQIDGKVKAPPSKSYMHRMIVGGLLSSGTTQIHNPLYCDDTIATISAASAMGAVIKKDDQTCIESTGILREPSRPVDCRGSGTTLRFFTALAAITEGKTTLTGDETLMRRPMGALVSALRQLEIRPRTINTREASLIEIAGTSVRGGEVVIPGNVSSQFISALLFIAPKTKHGLTINILNGLESQPYVQITLDSVGLFGISAEHTDDWSRIHVDGGQEYSACKCHIEGDYSSAAFLFAAGILAGKVCVTGLNPNSSQGDATILDILRLMGAEVGQSSNSFCTGKSELSSVKINVSQIPDLIPILTVLASQADGTTMLYGIRRLRWKESDRIASLLTELRKMGVRIETIGDAFKIEGPTSLRSAVIEPHRDHRIAMTGIIAGLIADEGMIIEHSECITKSYPRFLADLATLGGEIKIVEE